From Oreochromis niloticus isolate F11D_XX linkage group LG14, O_niloticus_UMD_NMBU, whole genome shotgun sequence, one genomic window encodes:
- the LOC109205022 gene encoding regenerating islet-derived protein 4 yields MPLVEKRVTNLEFYHENKSWIDALEQCQTDYTSLVEITNQTVNDKVKSLQNETHLQRGVWIGLERSVFGKDREWMWISKSKDIYPEWNRRIADSNNHCAKMILTEKQEIKLLDANCHDRLPFICQDLGEEPS; encoded by the exons atgccattggttgaaaagagag TTACAAATCTGGAGTTCTACCATGAAAACAAAAGTTGGATTGATGCCTTGGAGCAATGCCAGACAGACTACACCTCCCTGGTTGAAATCACCAACCAAACAGTGAATGATAAAGTGAAAAGTCTGCAAAATGAGACACACTTGCAACGAGGGGTTTGGATTGGCCTGGAACGCTCAGTCTTTGGCAAAGATAGGGAGTGGATGTGGATTTCAAAGTCCAAAGACATTTATCCTGAGTGGAACAGACGCATAGCtgactcaaataaccactgTGCAAAGATGATCCTGACTGAGAAACAAGAAATTAAGCTGCTGGATGCCAACTGCCATGACAGACTACCTTTCATCTGTCAAG atcTTGGAGAAGAGCCCTCGTGA